A single window of Emcibacter nanhaiensis DNA harbors:
- a CDS encoding SixA phosphatase family protein: MNNLCYNPFRAAIRRGQKTTRLGGQRITRYLFSLLACLAFTLPFRPVAASEQTIYLVRHAEKISDGSNNPPLSPRGRQRAEWYAGYFADKNLSTLYSTDFRRTLETAGPVARVTGLKVRTYDPGDLAALARELRQLDGAILVVGHSNTTPLLAGLLSGQALPPLDEQHYDRIFIITIDNEGATRLHMDHSDPRRE; this comes from the coding sequence TTGAATAATTTGTGCTACAACCCGTTCCGCGCCGCCATCAGGCGGGGGCAGAAAACTACCAGACTGGGGGGCCAACGCATCACAAGATATCTGTTTTCATTGCTGGCCTGCCTGGCGTTCACGCTGCCTTTCCGACCCGTCGCGGCCTCGGAGCAGACCATATATCTGGTCCGTCATGCAGAAAAAATATCGGATGGTTCAAACAACCCGCCGCTATCACCCCGCGGCCGGCAGCGGGCGGAATGGTATGCCGGATATTTTGCCGATAAAAACCTGTCCACCCTCTATTCAACTGATTTCAGGCGCACTTTGGAGACCGCCGGGCCTGTGGCCAGGGTTACGGGACTCAAGGTCCGGACTTATGATCCCGGCGACCTGGCGGCCCTGGCCAGGGAACTCCGGCAACTGGACGGCGCCATCCTCGTGGTCGGACACAGCAATACGACCCCCCTCCTTGCCGGTTTACTTTCCGGTCAGGCGCTTCCCCCATTGGACGAACAACACTATGACCGGATTTTCATCATCACCATAGACAATGAGGGAGCCACCCGCCTGCACATGGATCATAGCGATCCGCGCAGGGAATAG